From the genome of Saccharomyces kudriavzevii IFO 1802 strain IFO1802 genome assembly, chromosome: 16:
CTTTTAACGTcttcccattttttctttactgcAAAATACCCGGTTGAGAATTGATACCGAAAAACGACATGTTAAACTCGAGAATACAGCTTCTATAACCATTAATTAAGGGCTATCCACGAAAGGCAACTAGTAAGCCAGGAATATCGCTAACCACAAGAACCAACAACTCGTTATGTCGGGAAACTATCAACATTTATCCAACGTAGGGTCGCGTGTCATGAAAAGGCTAGGAAATCGACCcaagaattttcttcctcatagtgaaaaattcattaagAAGTCTACTCCCGAGTTCATGAAAACAGATTTGAGGGAAGTAGATGAGGAGACCAGTTTTAAGAGTGAAAAGGAATGGAAATATTTACCTGGAGACAGGGTGGTAGTAATGAGTGGAACTTCTAAGGGGAGTATTGCTGTAATTAAATCATTtgataaaagaacaaatgCGTTTATATTGGACGAAAATGGGCCTACCAAGACTGTTCCTGTTCCTAAGCAATTTTGGCTTGAAGGTCAGACCTCTCACATGATCACAATCCCGGTTTCAATTTTAGGAAAGGATTTAAGGTTGGTTGCTGATATTGACGATGAAAAAGCGCCaggaaaaacaagaacGGTGGCGGTAAGGGAAGTTTCTTTTAATGGTTCCTACTATGATGAAGACTACAAAAAGGTAATGCCATACAGATGTGTGAAAGGCCAACCAGATTTGATCATTCCATGGCCTAAACCAGATCCAATTGATGTACAGACAGATCTAGCCACAGATCCTGCAATTGCCAGAGAACAAACCTTTTGGGTCGATTCTATAGTGAGAAGTCCCATTCCAAAGAGGGCAATACCAAGTCTTCGTAATCCTCATTCCAAATATAAAAGGGGCACTCTGACAGCGAAAGATATAGCTAAGCTGGTGGCGCCTCAAATGCCTCTGACGGATGTTAAGAAAAGCTAtttaaaggaaaaggagCAGTTTGCTCAGAGAGAGATAGCAAAATTGACTGAAGAGGATATGGAAGCTATAGGGGCCagagtttttgaatttttagaaaatcaaaaaacaGAATAAACGGGCCCAAGAAAATGTGTTTTgttttaatttttgttctgtTATATTATTCTTCCCATCCTCTCTGTCCAAGTAAAAAATATAGTTATAATTGAcctgtatatataaaagcATAAAACAACCTGAAAGtgtattcaaaatttggcACAGACTTTTGTTGTAATAGTAAACATGTCATGCGTTTTTTCcctcaaaaaataaaatatatgtatatgtacatCCATCATTCTTAACCATGGAAAAGGGTTTAAATATATTATTTACAAGAGTAATGATTTCCTCTTAAAACATTGTCTTTTCATCTCACTGTACTGATGCTAAAAGCGTTCCTGTGGTCGCTTTGCCTCGCCAGGATAGATCCAATCCCAGCGACCCTTCTTATGTATAATAGCAAGTATTAAAATTGCCGGTAGATGTAGTACACTGGCCATAAACGTTTTCCTCGCATATATGTTGGCTACACTCAAGCCTTTGTTAAACTTAACGTTATCTTTCAATGTCTTTGCGGAGTAATTTATTCTTTGTTGCCAATAAAACTTAAATGCCCAAAACGTTAACCATGCATTTATAAGTCCGGCATCTATTTGATAATACCAATCTGTAATGTTGAAGTAGGACAACCCAAAACAAAGGGGAAACATTAGCATGGAATACCTCAATGAGACACGGGCATTCAAAAGCGGATTTTTCCAAGCAGTCATAACATATCCAGCATTTTTGTATTCATTTCGAATGTTATGACTTAAAGTATTAAAGTGCGGGAATTGCCAAGCAAACAAGAGCCCGGCAAGGCACCAAGACCCCGGGTGTGAAAGAGGACTTGCAGCTGCCCATCCCATAAGCGGAGGAATTGTTCCGACCAGGGCACCTAGCCATGTATTGATGATATGCTTCCTTTTCATAGACGTATAGGCCCAGCCATATAACGCAATATTGGAAGCACCAAGAACAGCAACAGTAGGATTAACACCGAAGTATAAGGCAGAGACACCCAGTGTCCCGATAAGCGCGGCAAACTCGAATGCCTGGGTGGGAGTAACATCACCTCTCACAACCGGTCTCGCCTGAGTTCTTACCATCTGCCTGTCAAAATCCGGTTCTCTACCCATATTTATAGCATTTGCAGAGCCAGAACACAACG
Proteins encoded in this window:
- the MRPL40 gene encoding mitochondrial 54S ribosomal protein uL24m (similar to Saccharomyces cerevisiae MRPL40 (YPL173W); ancestral locus Anc_8.706); this encodes MSGNYQHLSNVGSRVMKRLGNRPKNFLPHSEKFIKKSTPEFMKTDLREVDEETSFKSEKEWKYLPGDRVVVMSGTSKGSIAVIKSFDKRTNAFILDENGPTKTVPVPKQFWLEGQTSHMITIPVSILGKDLRLVADIDDEKAPGKTRTVAVREVSFNGSYYDEDYKKVMPYRCVKGQPDLIIPWPKPDPIDVQTDLATDPAIAREQTFWVDSIVRSPIPKRAIPSLRNPHSKYKRGTLTAKDIAKLVAPQMPLTDVKKSYLKEKEQFAQREIAKLTEEDMEAIGARVFEFLENQKTE
- the COX10 gene encoding protoheme IX farnesyltransferase (similar to Saccharomyces cerevisiae COX10 (YPL172C); ancestral locus Anc_8.710); protein product: MSYFLRTSASLMRSVLVQNGGNTCLRITTQLHDIPIQIRFSGVRHVGGNHGGRQQHINTAPIEFTPNFGYGDRAPSCDKKVRATAIKTLRCTDDISNLSGSGTPADPSAQLPFRVKLVDPGERKSRRSSHATSQALDFKTLKKKIIIPYLQLTKPRLTILVMLSAICSYALSPYPASISELLCLTIGTTLCSGSANAINMGREPDFDRQMVRTQARPVVRGDVTPTQAFEFAALIGTLGVSALYFGVNPTVAVLGASNIALYGWAYTSMKRKHIINTWLGALVGTIPPLMGWAAASPLSHPGSWCLAGLLFAWQFPHFNTLSHNIRNEYKNAGYVMTAWKNPLLNARVSLRYSMLMFPLCFGLSYFNITDWYYQIDAGLINAWLTFWAFKFYWQQRINYSAKTLKDNVKFNKGLSVANIYARKTFMASVLHLPAILILAIIHKKGRWDWIYPGEAKRPQERF